In a genomic window of Methanoregula sp. UBA64:
- a CDS encoding ABC transporter ATP-binding protein codes for MIELADVSYTYPRTVQEALSHLSLELAPGRCIMVTGPSGAGKTTLCLAACGILFHEYGGKKAGIVTINGRDVSAYTGLSEIAKDIGIVFDDPEAQMIFTTVEEEILSALEYRGLSPEEIEKRLASILDLTYLSALKDRSPHHLSGGQKQRVALAATLALGNDIVILDEPTSELDEHATRRIVSILANLKKQGKTLLIVEHKYAHFRELADTIVVMEHGRISAIGTPEEVLRDERIQRIVIPDFTGIRDGPAPVPKEAGPAITVTNLSYSYEEVCALNSVSLTVNRGEFVAIVGENGSGKTTLVKQFNGLLTPTSGDVEILAKNTKNCTIAQLAKDVGLVFQNPDHMFFADTVHDEVAFGLANLGIADPEKVIDAALGEVGLLATKNLYPRWLSRGERQRLAIACVVAMQPEVIVLDEPTTGLDGDEARLVMATLKKLQQQGHTVIVITHNREIAERCADRIIAMDQGRIVSDVRAVN; via the coding sequence ATGATCGAGCTCGCAGACGTCAGTTATACGTACCCCCGCACGGTGCAGGAGGCATTAAGCCACCTCTCGTTAGAGCTCGCACCGGGCCGGTGCATCATGGTGACCGGTCCGTCGGGGGCCGGCAAGACCACGCTCTGCCTTGCCGCCTGCGGGATCCTCTTCCACGAATACGGCGGAAAGAAGGCGGGCATCGTCACCATCAACGGCCGGGATGTCTCCGCATATACGGGGCTCTCGGAGATTGCAAAGGATATCGGGATCGTATTCGACGACCCCGAGGCCCAGATGATCTTTACGACCGTGGAAGAGGAGATCCTCTCCGCGCTCGAATACCGCGGCCTTTCCCCCGAAGAGATCGAAAAACGGCTTGCCTCGATCCTGGACCTGACCTACCTTTCCGCATTAAAAGACCGCTCCCCCCACCATCTCTCGGGGGGCCAGAAGCAGCGCGTTGCCCTTGCCGCAACGCTTGCGCTCGGGAACGATATCGTCATCCTCGATGAACCGACATCGGAACTCGACGAGCACGCAACCCGCCGGATCGTCTCTATCCTTGCAAACCTGAAAAAGCAGGGCAAGACCCTCCTCATTGTCGAGCACAAGTACGCCCACTTCCGGGAACTTGCCGATACGATCGTTGTCATGGAGCACGGCCGGATCTCTGCCATCGGGACGCCCGAAGAGGTTCTCCGGGACGAGCGGATACAGCGGATCGTAATCCCGGACTTTACCGGGATCCGGGATGGCCCGGCCCCCGTGCCAAAAGAGGCCGGCCCGGCCATTACCGTTACGAACCTCTCGTACTCCTACGAGGAGGTCTGTGCGCTCAATAGCGTCAGCCTCACGGTTAACCGCGGCGAGTTTGTCGCCATTGTGGGGGAGAACGGTTCTGGCAAGACTACGCTTGTCAAGCAGTTCAACGGGCTCCTCACTCCCACGTCGGGAGATGTCGAGATCCTCGCAAAGAACACGAAGAACTGCACCATTGCACAACTGGCAAAGGATGTGGGGCTTGTCTTCCAGAACCCCGACCACATGTTCTTTGCCGATACCGTCCACGATGAAGTGGCGTTCGGCCTTGCAAATCTCGGTATCGCGGATCCGGAGAAAGTCATCGATGCGGCGCTCGGCGAGGTCGGCCTTCTCGCCACCAAAAACCTCTATCCCCGCTGGCTCTCCCGGGGCGAGCGCCAGAGGCTTGCCATTGCCTGCGTGGTTGCCATGCAGCCGGAGGTGATCGTGCTCGACGAGCCCACTACCGGGCTCGACGGCGACGAGGCGCGCCTCGTGATGGCGACACTAAAGAAACTCCAGCAGCAGGGCCACACGGTGATCGTGATCACCCACAACCGGGAGATAGCAGAGCGGTGCGCCGACCGGATCATTGCCATGGACCAGGGCCGGATCGTGTCGGATGTGCGGGCGGTGAACTGA
- a CDS encoding tryptophan transporter, which translates to MKSKDIAIVGILLAVGAILRYFLAMLHTPLTPNMIIAFYCLAIILIQPKVYEALGIGIVAGLLSMLISSSMFPPANLVSEPLGALACFGIYALLKSRTKLAPTVTTFLATLVSGFSFAAIAILCVGATVLSKYNGNIGDFVIVFVPIVVITAVFNAIIVQILYLPSSRVLVRGQE; encoded by the coding sequence ATGAAAAGTAAAGACATTGCCATAGTCGGAATCCTGCTTGCGGTCGGCGCTATCCTGCGGTACTTCCTTGCCATGCTCCATACGCCGCTTACGCCCAACATGATCATCGCATTCTACTGCCTTGCGATCATCCTCATCCAGCCCAAGGTGTACGAGGCGCTCGGGATCGGTATCGTTGCCGGTCTTCTCTCGATGCTGATATCGAGTTCCATGTTCCCGCCGGCGAACCTGGTAAGCGAACCGCTCGGCGCCCTTGCCTGCTTTGGCATCTATGCGCTCCTGAAATCCCGGACAAAACTTGCGCCCACGGTCACGACATTCCTTGCAACGCTCGTGAGCGGGTTCTCCTTTGCCGCGATCGCCATCCTCTGTGTCGGCGCAACCGTCCTTTCCAAGTACAACGGTAATATCGGGGACTTCGTGATCGTCTTTGTCCCGATTGTCGTGATAACGGCAGTATTTAATGCAATCATCGTCCAGATCCTCTACCTTCCCTCAAGCAGGGTACTGGTACGGGGACAGGAATGA
- a CDS encoding NAD(P)-dependent malic enzyme — translation MIRRSGRDDIYRESLALHAQHRGKLEIRPKVPFRTRADLSKAYTPGVAEVCRRIAKDPALAYRYTLKANTVAIVTDGSAVLGLGNIGGHAAIPVMEGKAILFKEFAGIDAFPICFENYETDFTDQVRNIAPVFGGINLEDIAAPKCFEVEDALQDLGIPVMHDDQHGTAVVVLAALLNACRVTKRKYEDLNIVVCGAGAAGYSISRLLRCIGYDPQVCTMVHEITVCDTEGIIHRGRDGLYTNKYKFILSEETNRAGRTGALADAVKGADVVIGVSAPGIITKEMVRSMNRDPIVFAMANPVPEIWPDAAREAGAAVVGTGRSDFPNQINNVLAFPGIFRGALDARATRITDGMKIAAAHAIADYVKKPGRNRIMPSILDKGVTRAVAKAVAAAASAG, via the coding sequence ATGATCCGCAGATCCGGCAGGGACGATATCTACCGGGAGTCGCTCGCGCTCCATGCACAGCACCGGGGAAAACTGGAGATCCGGCCCAAAGTCCCGTTCAGGACCCGGGCCGATCTCTCGAAAGCATATACCCCGGGCGTTGCCGAGGTCTGCCGGAGGATTGCAAAAGACCCGGCGCTTGCGTACCGCTACACGCTCAAGGCAAACACGGTCGCGATCGTAACGGACGGTTCGGCTGTGCTCGGTCTCGGGAATATCGGCGGCCATGCAGCGATCCCGGTGATGGAGGGGAAAGCCATCCTCTTTAAGGAATTCGCCGGGATCGATGCATTCCCCATCTGTTTTGAGAACTACGAGACCGATTTTACCGACCAGGTACGAAACATTGCGCCGGTCTTTGGGGGGATCAATCTCGAAGACATCGCTGCCCCGAAATGCTTTGAGGTGGAAGACGCCCTCCAGGACCTCGGGATCCCGGTCATGCACGACGACCAGCATGGCACCGCGGTCGTTGTACTTGCCGCGCTCTTAAATGCCTGCCGGGTAACGAAACGGAAGTACGAGGACCTCAACATCGTGGTCTGCGGGGCCGGGGCGGCCGGGTATTCGATCTCCCGGCTCCTCCGCTGCATAGGCTACGACCCGCAGGTCTGCACCATGGTGCACGAGATCACGGTCTGCGATACGGAGGGGATCATCCACCGCGGCCGGGATGGCCTGTACACCAACAAGTACAAGTTTATTTTGAGTGAAGAGACCAACCGCGCCGGAAGGACCGGGGCGCTTGCCGATGCGGTGAAAGGCGCAGACGTGGTGATCGGCGTCTCTGCGCCCGGCATCATCACAAAGGAGATGGTCCGGTCGATGAACCGCGACCCCATCGTCTTTGCCATGGCAAACCCGGTCCCGGAGATCTGGCCGGATGCCGCACGCGAAGCCGGGGCGGCCGTGGTCGGGACCGGCCGCAGCGATTTCCCGAACCAGATCAACAACGTGCTTGCCTTCCCGGGAATCTTCCGGGGAGCGCTCGATGCGAGAGCCACGCGTATCACGGACGGGATGAAGATCGCAGCGGCCCATGCAATTGCGGATTATGTAAAAAAGCCCGGCCGAAACCGGATCATGCCCAGCATCCTGGACAAAGGGGTGACCCGGGCGGTTGCAAAGGCCGTGGCTGCTGCGGCGTCTGCCGGCTAA